Part of the Pan paniscus chromosome 3, NHGRI_mPanPan1-v2.0_pri, whole genome shotgun sequence genome is shown below.
CAGATGACAAGTGAGACCATCAGCCATCAGTCCTCTACCACCCTCATATCATTGTTTTATATGTATGAGAACCACCATCATCATGGCAGTTACCTCCAATCCAGCACCTTTTACAGATCATCACCAGGTAATTCTACATGCACTAcctcatttattcctcaaaacATCCTGAAGAAGGGGAATTATCCTTCACTGATATTCTCCAAGTGCCTGGAGCAGTGTGTGGCACATTACAGAGGGTAACTAAATTTTAATTGAATGACTTCGTTACAGGCAGTTAGACAGGCATAAGCCGCGCAGGAGAGGGCTCTCCCACCATCCACTAGGAATGTTGGGTGATGGTTTGGTAATGATCACATTCCCTCTCTAAAAGTTATAAACTCGCAGCCAACACCAGAGACAGAGATCATTTCCTGATGATCCACACCTTTTGCACCaaagtgttaattgaatgcaggtgccgggggagactgaggcggaagaatcgcttgaacccagaaggtggaggttgcagtgagcagagatcgcgccactgccctccaacctgggtaacagagcgagactccgtctcaaaaaaaagaaaaaaagaaaagaaagaaagaaaagaaaagagacaaaatggcagagTCTGACCTTCGGACCTTCGGGGCACTCTGCTGGAAAAGCGATGATGGGCATGTGCACCACTTCCTAAACACATTGCGCATGCTCACCTCCGGAGGGTAAGGAAGGCGCGGTGGATGCGGGCAGCCCActccaagggaagaatcatgggaaaaggGCCAGCCTATAAAGTCCTAGGATCATCGCACTTGACCTCGGTGCCcacttgggtctcttccaagtgtactttcctttcctttctttcctgttctaaagcatttaaagaaacttttactcctgctctgaaacttgccttggtctccttTTCTGCCTTACGCCCCTctgtcaaattctttctcctgaagaggcaagaattgaggttgttgCAGACCCATACGGATTCACCACCTGGTACCTTCCATGCGATACCTTACGCTGGTAACATGTTCCCATTTCACAAATAAGGTTCATGGAGGTTTGCCCAAATGCATGGGAAATGTGAGGCTGGGACCCAAGGTGTGAGTGCATTTTTGCTCCTTCAAGTTACTGGTAACTTGGTTGGTAAAAGAAATACCAATTCTTTGCTTTCCTCATTTACCCTCACTCCCTTCCCTAAGTTACTATGTTCCCGATTTTGCTTCCAGCAGCTTCTCACTCAGCTGCCATGCATTGACTTCCCTGTTGATCCAGCCTACTGCGGACCCAAATATTCCTGTTGCCATATAGGAGGCATGAGTAATGGAGACTCCAGTCCTCAGAGACCTTGATCAAGTAAAGCAAAAACCCCTTCCTCCACTTTCTTTGCAAGTGGCTAAACCCTTAGTCACTCTGGGAagaaaagtaaactgaaaacttGAAAAAGTCCCAAGACAGAATCTAACTCCATCCCCTGCCCCAGATAAAAAGCAAGATAGCACAACTATAGCAACCTTTTAAGTcaaattaaatgagctaataaaaATCAGGCCTGTTCAAGTGCCCAATTGATTTAAACATGAAGATTGTCAGTTTCCAGCATCACTGATTCTAATCCAAAAACCCTCACCATAGAGGTCTTCATTCAGCCTGCTGTGTTTGGAGGTGTTGCTTATTGGGTGTGTATCTGTAAGGTAAATCTTGACGATTTCCTTACTACAGACAATTATCTGGCTGGAGATGTCATGTTTTAGACCTTGGCCATCTTGTGCAAGTTACAGAAGTTTTGCCAAAGACACTTTGCTTCTATCCGGGTTTATATCCCTGACCATCCACTCAACCATCACTTATCCATTCACTCAGCAAGTATGGTTCACTTATCCATTCACTCAGCAAGTATGGATCACTTATCCATTCACTCAGCAAGTATGCCATGGCTGTGTGCCAGGCAACACTCTCAGCACAGCATATATGGAGCTCCCTGACTAGTAGAGGGATGTAGAGGATGGACAAGTGATCAGGCAATAAGAGCACAGAGAGAGCCTGGATCTGTGCCCTCTTGGCCCCTCCAGGTCTGGGCTTCATTAACAATCTCCCCTCTTCTGCAGCATcctcagcttctccctctctACCTTCCCCTAATACCATAAAACTCATCCACTGGCCTGGCGGTCCCTCCTAGGTATCATCCTACTTTTCTCCCTcatccagacttttttttttttttttttggcagtttcCAAGtcattttattcagaattttgtgtttgtttcctgAATCAATAAATACTAtacaaaacaatgtaaaaatggCTACCATTTTCTCTCCCCTGCTTCCCCCCACCTGGGGACAACCCCCTGGGCAACCTCACTTAGGGGTTTTAGGGGTTCTCCCTCCAGATTTGGTCCAGCAAATGAGGCTGAGTGACATAGTCCCTTGAATCACTTTCAAAGGAGCTCAGCTGAGGTGAGGAGAGCCTCTGGGATCTGGAGGTTACTAGGTTAGGGAAATggattagtgtttttttttttttttttgggagaagAGCCGGCGCCTGGGGCAAGAGCCTACCCCAAAGAAAAGGGTGTCTAAAATGTTCACGGTTCCTTCTTTTGCCTCAAAAAGTgacatttattcaaagaaaaaaatgacaagatgTCCATCCCTtggctcccttccctcccccctcctgcTGCTCCTCAGCCCCCAGAGATTGAGccctggctggggctgggtggcAGGACAGCCCCTCAGATGAGGTCAGCAACATTGAGGGGCATTTCCTCAATGGAGGTGTTGTAGAAGGTCTCAATGTCTCGAAGAGTCCTCTTGTCTTCTTCTGTCACCATGTTAATAGCCACACCTTTACGGCCAAACCGTCCACCTCGACCGATTCTGTGGATATAGTTTtccctgttggtgggaaggtcATAGTTGATGACTAAAGAAACCTGCTGCACATCAATGCCTCTGGCCAGCAGGTCAGTGGTAATCAAAACTCTGCTAGAGCCAGAACGAAACTCCCTCATGATCACGTCTCGTTCCTTTTGCTCCATATCTCCATGCATGGCGGATACAGTGAAATCTCGAGCATGCATCTTCTCGGTGAGCCAGTCCACCTTCCTCCGGGTGTTGATGAAGATGACTGCCTGGGTGATGGTCAGGGTTTCATACAAGTCACATAGTGTGTCCAGCTTCCACTCCTCTCGTTCCACGTTGATGTAGAACTGGCGGATACCCTCCAGGGTCAACTCTTCCTTCTTGACAAGAATCCGAATGGGGTCCCTCATGAACTTCTTGGTCACCTCAAGCACATCAGAAGGCATTGTGGCTGACAGCAAAACTACCTGGGTGTTGCTGTTGAGCTTTTGGAATATGTCATAGATCTGGTCCTTGAATCCACGGCTTAACATTTCATCAGCTTCATCCAGTACAAACATCTTGATGTATTTGGGGGACAGGTATCTCCGGTTAAGCATATCAAACACACGGCCAGGGGTACCCACGATGATGTGGGGAGCTTCCATCTGCAGTTTCTGCACCTCAGCACGCACGTTGGTGCCCCCGATACAGGCGTGACAGGAGG
Proteins encoded:
- the LOC100975612 gene encoding eukaryotic initiation factor 4A-I, whose translation is MSASQDSQSRDNGPDGMEPEGVIESNWNEIVDSFDDMNLSESLLRGIYAYGFEKPSAIQQRAILPCIKGYDVIAQAQSGTGKTATFAISILQQIELDLKATQALVLAPTRELAQQIQKVVMALGDYMGASCHACIGGTNVRAEVQKLQMEAPHIIVGTPGRVFDMLNRRYLSPKYIKMFVLDEADEMLSRGFKDQIYDIFQKLNSNTQVVLLSATMPSDVLEVTKKFMRDPIRILVKKEELTLEGIRQFYINVEREEWKLDTLCDLYETLTITQAVIFINTRRKVDWLTEKMHARDFTVSAMHGDMEQKERDVIMREFRSGSSRVLITTDLLARGIDVQQVSLVINYDLPTNRENYIHRIGRGGRFGRKGVAINMVTEEDKRTLRDIETFYNTSIEEMPLNVADLI